From Lasioglossum baleicum chromosome 2, iyLasBale1, whole genome shotgun sequence, a single genomic window includes:
- the LOC143218753 gene encoding uncharacterized protein LOC143218753: MLRGHVGSLELIRGVFNPLFRRNFTATSVRCTDDNDRKKVEGVFSWLKDIFKSEVRVEEARNSIDVQIKDTPKDYPRYFAHNIQSCSSPEVASRVESNVDTKINSTSESVSHFGWYPSPLSRNLLLVAQRMDTQIRGVANCSPRNTKPPIREPNMPEKQQRKDDKDKKKKKKKPVLRTDASEEFPDIVAVEAGQGLAGNPDVNFRYQWGIKIPEEIGQATQDIHSEYIWGQASLPLTDNPKGLGMSMSTSDTEKSSAKAETVGPGQPAQSMEPSGVDETVEAVDKRAPAKIVKKAAESSKDNTPSDEDYNIPTGAGFDAEISAWKDLVLKSKVPIDTSNKDEFVSDTKRSADMLSIRPEPPEPKLDVQAIPSTNEDVMKDEDETDMSKDVKVNLKKLDGKRTGDVQKIDSKKLHTSRTYNLESSLAATEDHCSSRTKPRAWTWEAISGLPRLNVVTFSTSSERWASAEKINDTNGSEAALNGKSTSHDDVGLADVGNMNDVASPDQPQLLRQSQQYQTGQPEIDSDFEDSLNVIADRGIEISLQRTQGEQEIDDSKMNMADKDSMAMEAEHHHQHPNSLTQFEDDFVSGYESMSLEPTQEKSAKEDQKKEQPTDSDVFENESPVTNMDNYVSDGEYVKVPGDPYPYSKQHFEKWRMAKEEIVIGNSFVDTTAKDDNPEVPVGDARTRQIDNLPPARSMSHDMHMRNQLSRGKGVPD; encoded by the exons ATGCTACGGGGACATGTTGGCTCTCTGGAGCTCATACGGGGTGTTTTCAACCCCCTTTTCCGAAGAAATTTTACTGCAA CATCAGTACGTTGCACGGACGACAACGACAGGAAGAAGGTGGAGGGTGTATTTTCCTGGCTCAAGGACATCTTCAAGTCAG AGGTTAGGGTCGAAGAAGCTCGAAACTCGATAGATGTCCAAATCAAGGACACTCCGAAGGACTACCCGCGATACTTCGCCCATAATATTCAAAGTTGCTCGTCCCCAGAGGTAGCCAGCAGAGTTGAAAGTAACGTGGACACAAAAATCAACTCGACGTCAGAGTCCGTCAGCCATTTCGGATGGTACCCTAGTCCTTTGAGTCGCAATCTCCTGTTGGTAGCTCAGAGAATGGATACCCAGATCCGAGGAGTTGCGAATTGCTCCCCTAGAAACACGAAGCCTCCTATCAGAGAGCCTAACATGCCGGAGAAGCAACAAAGGAAGGATGACAaagacaagaagaagaagaaaaagaaaccggTGTTGCGAACTGATGCTTCCGAGGAGTTTCCTGATATCGTTGCTGTGGAGGCAGGACAGGGTCTTGCTGGTAACCCGGACGTCAACTTCCGGTACCAGTGGGGCATCAAGATCCCCGAAGAAATTGGCCAGGCGACCCAGGATATCCATAGCGAATATATTTGGGGCCAAG CTTCCCTCCCACTCACCGACAACCCGAAGGGTCTCGGCATGAGTATGAGCACGTCGGACACGGAGAAATCAAGCGCAAAAGCCGAAACAGTCGGACCGGGTCAACCGGCCCAGTCGATGGAACCCAGCGGCGTCGACGAGACAGTGGAGGCAGTAGACAAAAGGGCGCCCGCGAAGATAGTGAAGAAAGCGGCGGAGTCGTCGAAGGACAATACACCTTCCGACGAGGACTACAACATTCCAACGGGGGCCGGGTTCGACGCCGAGATCTCGGCTTGGAAGGACCTAGTTCTAAAGTCCAAAGTTCCTATCGACACCTCCAACAAAGATGAGTTTGTGTCGGACACTAAAAGATCGGCGGACATGCTCAGCATCCGTCCTGAGCCACCAGAGCCGAAACTGGATGTCCAAGCGATTCCATCGACGAACGAAGACGTCATGAAAGATGAAGACGAAACGGACATGTCGAAGGACGTGAAGGTTAACTTGAAGAAGCTGGACGGCAAACGGACTGGTGATGTGCAGAAGATAGACAGCAAGAAGCTGCACACGTCGCGGACGTATAATTTGGAATCATCGTTGGCTGCAACAGAGGATCATTGCTCCTCTAGAACTAAACCTAGAGCATGGACATGGGAAGCCATAAGTGGACTACCTAGACTGAACGTGGTGACTTTCTCCACTAGTTCTGAAAGATGGGCCAGTGCTGAGAAGATCAATGACACTAATGGGTCCGAAGCTGCTCTTAATGGGAAATCAACGAGTCACGACGACGTAGGTTTGGCAGACGTTGGGAACATGAACGATGTTGCGAGTCCTGATCAGCCGCAGTTACTCAGACAATCTCAGCAATATCAGACCGGCCAGCCAGAGATTGATTCCGACTTTGAGGATAGTCTGAACGTTATTGCAGACAGGGGGATCGAGATCTCTTTGCAACGCACGCAGGGGGAACAGGAGATCGATGATAGCAAGATGAACATGGCTGACAAGGATTCGATGGCTATGGAGGCTGAGCATCATCATCAGCATCCTAACAGCTTGACCCAGTTCGAGGATGATTTTGTGTCTGGATACGAGTCTATGTCTCTGGAACCGACGCAGG AGAAGTCGGCAAAAGAAGATCAGAAAAAGGAGCAACCTACAGACAGCgatgttttcgaaaatgaaTCTCCAGTCACCAATATGGACAATTATGTCAGCGACGGCGAGTACGTAAAAGTTCCAGGGGATCCTTACCCATACAGCAAGCAGCACTTCGAGAAATGGAGGATGGCGAAGGAAGAGATCGTAATCGGCAATTCGTTTGTTGACACAACGGCGAAGGACGACAATCCTGAAGTTCCGGTCGGTGACGCAAGGACTAGACAAATTGACAATTTGCCACCTGCCAGGAGCATGTCCCATGACATGCACATGAGGAACCAGTTGTCGCGAGGCAAAGGTGTGCCTGATTAG